From Impatiens glandulifera chromosome 7, dImpGla2.1, whole genome shotgun sequence:
atatataaattaagattgaATACCAAAGTATTCGTTAGGGCCttttattatagaaaatgaTTGATTCTCTGAAAATAGAATAATGGAAGATTCgcagtaaaaaaaattgatcggGATCTCCTGTTCTGTTAAACTTGTCCATTTTGGGAacctcaattttttttcttcttttgttatcTTTACTATTTTTCTACTTGTATTTCTTTCACCGAAGGACTGGAGCCAGATCTAATAAATTCCTCATTCCCTATGGTACCTTTTCCGTCTTCACTCTTAACGGCTTGGTTACTCTTAAAGACTTCCAGAATGACTTCATTGACTGATGATCGAGTAAGAAAGACGTTTTACGCAACATTTTAGGTCAGAAAACTCTATAAGCGTGTTATCAAGTTAGGTTAGACCAACCTCAGAAATAGATGTGGTCACCCTTCTATAACTAACTACAGAATAAAACAGATTGATGAAGAAgtaaattggataaaaaaaattctcccGTACTAAACAATCAAGAAATGATATTAgtgagttttttatttaaaaaaatagaaagtattaaaataatggGAAAAACTTGGAATATAAATCAAGCATATTTTCTATAAGACAATTTTTTAATACatgattaaaagaaaacaataagCAACCTGAATAAACAAAAAGGAAGATGACAAAACAAcataaaaagattttaaaatgatCATAATTATAGAAGTTTCTCTTTCAACAATATGTTATTGTCTTATTACcctcatttttttgtttaaaaaaaagtaaaaaaaatgataagaatgTGCATTTATTGAAATGAATTCAGTTGTTTTAGTTGTTTTTGtctgatatatttataatggaTATGATTTCATTTATAAgtgattgaaaaataatttatttgaaatgtaatgaaatttagttaattaaaacaaaattacacTCAATTTTCAACCATATACCCAATTTTTAATATGTACCATTATACCCTATATATTTTCAATGTGGAAAATGATTTGTCTTTTAGCATTAATAATGGAGTTGTTACGTTTTAgcaatttttaattatacaatGATACAAACAAGCATGgttaataataatctaattgtttaaaatatccTCACCTCCTCTTAGACATTTttctatcatttattttaactcTCTCCCTTCAATCtcaaattaagatttttttttctaacttaagtttttattttcttttaactaaattatgactattaattattaatcaaatatatttaactataaataataatagtgttacTGGTCCAAAAGCCAtaatttaccaaaaaaaaaaaataaaaatttgtttgtttattaaagttatttaaaattgagaTAAATTGATTGATCCAACCTGACATACCAAATATGTGCAATTTGTAcatgaaaaatatcaaaaaatatataaaaatgagacAGATAAAATGGTggtcaaaacaaaatataaaaattgataataaaaaaataccaaaaattaaatatgaaataaaatattatctatttcaATAATCATTTTCACTTTTACTTTTAGACCAGCCGAGCAGGATGTCAAAAGAAGAGGGTGGGAGGCAACAGGAGCAAAAGTGGGTGTCAAAACCCAATGAGAGGCTGCCATGTGGCAGGATAATATCTACCTTTTACCTTTTACCTTTTTGATtttagttttcttattttaaaaatacattttaataataattgatcaataaaaaaaaaaattatatcaatattttttatttttcacgatctataaatagagatttggtttgtgtcatttgtacaccaaaaatttcagaaattttcaAGTGATGTTTGGacactatttaaaaaattaccaatgtttagagtgtttgttttcttcttcgttttaaataatatttgtatgtttgatttatcaagtgatgaataatattgtttgtggttaaaaaaaatgaaattatgtatatgtttaaatgatgtggaagtgagagaaagtgaaaaagtaattttgataccttGAATAACACGCTACTGTATGACATGTTAAAAAATTGGTGTTAAAAGAGGTGTTAAGCTGACATGGCAgggtgttaaatgaaaaaatttgacacCCTGCTGTGGGTGGTATTAgataattatcaaaaataaGTGTGACAAAAAAGtcataaaattaagttttagtcaaaaaaaaaaagaaaaaaaaaaaaagaaattgaatataGGGCTGGAAATCATTACAACATATTAGACAATGTTTTTTATGATTTGAAATATCAACCACTACAAAATAGattaatattgtaaaaattaactttaatcTACACTAAATTACAAATAACTAAAAAGTCTATCCTTTCAATTTCccaaaatgaagaagaaaagaaactaCATAGTTTGTATTGAATAAGAAATACCCGTAAAGAATCGACCCTATATTCATTGAATTGGATACATTGTTTGAAGAGATGatcattataatgttttatcGAGAAATCCTAGTCCAGAGGAAGCTGAAGGCATCAAACCATGCTCAGATAAATACTGAATACTGTGAAACTTACTCATGTGTCTCATCCCACTATCGCAAAGTATCGTCACAATGGTGTGTCCCGGGCCAATCGACTGCGCCAATCTAACCGCTCCAACGCAGTTCATTGCAGAAGAACTCCCAACAAAAAGTCCATCATTCTTTAGTAGAAACCTAATAATCAGATAGATATACTTATGTTAAAtcagttttcaaaattttgttttactttACAAAACATGAACCATGATGGTGTCTTTTCACCTGGACATTTCAACCGCTTCTTTGTCAGTACCACGAAAACCACCATCTAGTTCCGCCATTAGAAAATTCTGTGTTAAACGGTTAATTCCTATTCCTTCTGTTATTGTATCAAAAGGGTTCTTCAGTCTCTTCCCTTCCGCTTCCTCTCTAGTGTACATCACTCCCCTCGTCACCTTATTGAATAATCCAGAACCGGGAGGATCAATCAAGAAGCATTTGATGCTTGAATTCTTCTCCTGTTGAAAGAATGACGATTAGTCGACAACAAACAACaagaaaaaagaatataatacaACCTTGAGAAACTTGGAAATGCCAGCAATAGTTCCTCCAGTCCCAGCAGCTGCAACAAATCCATCCAAATTTCCGCCAGTCTGATCCCATATCTCAGGTCCAGTTCCCTCGTAGTGTGCTCTAAAGTTTGCCAGATTTTCAAATTGATCAGCAAAGAAACCGCCTTTACAATCATTTGGACCATTTTTTTGCTCTTCTGACACTATATTTGCCTCCAATGCCCGTCTTCTAGCAACATTCACATAGTGATCTCTATGTGTAATCGAAACTGGTCTAACCCGTTCAACAATTGCTCCAAGAGCTTCAAGTATTTCAGACTGAGATAAGTCAGAAGTTCAAAATTTTTGAGAAAACAACCTTCCTTTTACTCaagaaaacaaatatcaaatcaTAAGACCattaaagaaaacaaatcaaaatggACATACTTCAATGCTCAAACACCACAAAGATTAGAAAAAACAATCGAAATGCACATACTTTCTCAATAGCAGCATCATCCGGGAGAACCACATGGCATTTGCAACCATAGGCAGGAGCTACGGTTGCAAGACTTATAGCAGTACTTCCAGCACTTCCTTCTGTTACCACTCCCCCACGAACCAGCTGACCAGACTCCAAAGCCTATATGGAAAATGGAATAACCGCGAATcatttattaagaaaaagaaacttCATGTACTCATAACCCTTGTTTGatttgggattatttgaataaccaactGTTATTTCTAAATAACCTTTGATCATCATATGCAAATAACATGCCCTTTTAAGGTACAATTACAATAATAACCATACATtgataaataatagtttaaaaactTATGAACACCGTCTGGAGCTGGAACTAGAGTTGGACTAGAAAacgtttataaatttatgaatacatgtctaattaagttatgtttcagaacattatttcatctaaatcaacATCCAGATAAGATGCTTGACAAAAAAAGTGTTTCCATTGAAACTTATCAATGTTTTATTGTTCAAACTCAACTCGAGATCCAAAAAATActttggttaatgatttgaaaGATATGATTGAAGAAGTGATGGTTAATTGGGTGGTgtgttatttggaaataatcttaaataactcaaatcaaaGAAGATTATTTTCTGAAGATCTATAGAATAGACATAAAATTTGTaatctagggttatttgaacCATTGTTTCCTGAAGATCTAAAGAATAGAGTACTCCTAGAGAACCTCCTTAAATCTTGTGTAGTTACTTTATTATATCCTCTATTGATTTAGATTAGAGCTTGTGTAATTGCTCAACCATAAGAAATTACATATCATACCTTATGTATACTTAACTAAATACAATGCATCATGAAACCaacaaaatagaaaatgaataatcttttggACTAAAGACTATGCAATAGAACAATGGGGtctacaagaagaagaagaagaagtatgAAATCTTACCTCCTCAATTATCTTCACCGCTATCCTATCTTTTACACTCCCTCCTGGGTTGAGAAACTCTGCTTTTCCAAGAATCTGAGAAATGGAAACAGAATATATAAAcgatttatacatatatatactgAGAATTGAAATCTATGATGAAAGATAGAGATGTACTTCACAACCAGTTGCTTCGGAGAGGCTGTTAATTCTGATCAAAGGGGTGTTGCCAATGGCTCCAATAAGCCCgtttttggatttgcttggacaaatcgatttagggttttCTCGAGTTGAAGAATTCGATCTACGGCGGTAACTGAAGAAGTAGGTTACAATGGCGAAGGAGAGAGCGGCCGCCGCAATAACACCTCCGGTTTTAAGAGGCGCCATTGTTGGCAGCTTATTAGTTTGTGTAGCTACactattgtaatatatattaaaaaaattatattattataaaataattttatttatttatttatttatatatatatattaactaattgataataatattaaatacaaaataataaaattatttcaacaatttcaaGTGATCTAACGGTTAAAGTTTTCATATCTTATGCTTAAGACGAGAGTTTAAATCCCCAaacatacaaatttaaattttcaaaattgcattcttgactataatatatagtgatgcaacttttaaataaagaatctgaaagtgtgaggtcaaaatTAGTAGTTCGTTTTGCAAGCATtggaaagtgtgaggtcacgagatggatgtcgggtggtggatggtttgtcgagtgtgagttcagaattagtggttggtttgacgaacatttgaaagtgtgaggtcacaagatggaggtcgggtggtaggtgatttgtcgagtgtgaggttggaattagtggttggtttggcaaaCATTTTaaagtgtgaggttacgagatgtatgtcgggtggtgggtggtttgtcagctgaggggataaagagacatgaaAAAGTATATGTCACAAGATAAGGGTCAATTGGGGGTTAGTTGTTAGTTTGATGAGCATTTGATAGTGTGttaggtcacgagatgaaggtcggtGGTTGGTAGTTTGTCGACCAAGggaataaagagacatatgaaaaattGTGAGTCATAAGATGAGGGTCAGTGAGTGGTTTGCCGAGGgtataaagagacatatgatgGGATAAAGAGAAATGAAAAGGTGTGAGTCACAAAATTAGGGTTAGTCGTTGAGTTTTGACGATGGATAAGAGGTgcgtgatcaattgagattgattgttgatttgttgaagtgaaagtaaaagagagattgattaagattggtgagtgAAACACAAGAtttgaagtcaatttaataGCATTCAAATTATCTTTATGGATAGGAACCGACTGATCAAACTTGAAATGAAGATACTCATAGAGTCTATGAAGCCATATGCACTCTTGTGCTCCGTGAGTTGATGCTTTGTATTCCGCTTCTATCGTACACAAGGATACTGATCCTTTCTTcctattattttaagatatgcTAGTGTTTCCACCAAGAAAAACAAACTCAGATGTGGACCTTCGATCGTCTCGATCTCCAGCAAAGTCAGCATCCGTAAATccttataagaaaatttgtgCATCTTTCTCGTAGAGTAGACCTATATCTAGTGAGGTGTTAATatactttataattttcttCGTTCCTTCGAGGTATGGTTTCATTGCCCCAtgcatgtatcgactcaccacTCCAACTGCATAAACAATGTTAGGTCTTGTTATAGTTAGATAAATCAGACTTCCCACAAGAACACGATACAGACGCATTTTCCTTCGTCTCGACTGAGTCTGAGATTTACGTCGAGATGagtacaactttttttttatctgtcaTACCAAATCTATCTACCAACTTCTTTGCGTAATTGATCTGCGATACAAACAaacttttcttgaaaattttgatttgtaGACCAAGGAAATTTTAAAGTTCACCAAGTTTATTTATCTCAAAACGAAGCGAGAGCTCATCTTGTAGCCGAGCAACCTCATCATAGTTACTGTCTGTCAAGATTATGTCATTCACATATAGAATCACCACCACCATCTATCATTGATGcttctttataaatagacttgagTTAGATTATGAAGCTTTGTACCCACAAAATTGAATATATTCTGTAATCTTTTCATACCAAGCACGCAAAACTCGCTTTAATTCATATAGTGTCTTCTTAAGTCTATAAATCAACTAGTGATCATCATTCTTCTCGAATTCAGGTGATTGTTCTATATATATTGGGCGATCAAATCTTCATAGAGAAATTCATTCTTGACGTCCAATTGCCACAACTTCCATCGAGAACTTGCCGTTAAGGCCAATACAATGTGAATTGACGTCATCTTAGCAACTAGATTGAATGTCTCCTCATAATCTTCTCCATACTTCTACGAGAATCCTCGAGTGATCAATCTAGCTTTATATCGATTTATGCTTCCATTAGCCTTACACTTGATTTGATACACCCACTTACATGTGACTGCTTGAGTATCGGGAGGCTTCAGAACGAAGtcccatgtctcattcttcttgagaGCGTACATTGCATCCTCCATTGTTGCCACTCATTCCTTTACATTATTTGCTTCATTGTAAGAAGCGGGTTCCTCGTCGTCTATTACGTTTGCCAATAAACAAGAGAATgttgttacaaaattatcatcctTGAATCGATAGGGCCTTACAATGTTCCGTTTTGGTCGAGGTTCCCCATTATGTTATTGACTAGATTCTTCATGATGTAGACTTCCTGGTCAACTTCCACTTTTTGctctttcatcaaataaaatatcttgaGCTAAGTCAGAGCTCCCCCTGTAACTATTATCACTACTAGAGAAGCTTCCCGTAGACGTGAGTATGGGAAGGTTAGTCTGAACAGTTTCCTCAACATCCTTGATGTAGTACGAAGAGATTTCGTCGAAAACTACATCTCTTGACACAATGCATTTGTGAGTTGATGGATCCATACACCGCCATCATTTCCTTCTCTCGTCATACCCGACGAACACGCACTTGACTATCTTTCCATACATTTTGCTCCTCGAGTTTGGAATATGGACATAGCAAGTAGATCAAAAAACTCGAAAATACTTACCACTTGGCTTAAAACCATAAAGCATCTCGAATGAAGATTTGAACTTATTTGGGCTGATAGGAACTCGATTGATGACATGGGAAACACAACTCATTTCTTCTTCCCATAATTGTTTTGGTATATTCCTCATATGCAGCCACAACTTACAAGTCTCTGTAAGGCGTCGAATCTTTCTTTCGGCAATCTCAATATATTGTGGGGTTTTTGAATATGAGAGCTTtctttttatgtcatttttcctacaaaaaaaaatcaaactcttTTGAGCAAAATTCTCCATCATTATATGTTAGCAGTACTCGAATTTTCCTATATTGTTCTCCTTCTACCGTCTCCTTGAATTCGATAAATTTATAGAACACTTCAAACTTCTCTTTCACGAAGTATACCCAAGTGAACcgaaaaaaatcattcaaaacaacaacatatatttatttcccGAGTATGAGGTAATCCGAGTTGATCCCATCAAGTATATGAACTCAATCCAAAAGACACTTGCTTCTCGATACAAAGTTGTCGAATGAAAGTCGATGAGCCTTCCCATATTGACACCCTTCACACACACTGCCCGTCCTCGATCCTTAGATCTTCAGGTAGACCTTCGACAAGTATCTTTTAAGACATAACACTAAACTTAGTCATATTAAGATGCCCAAGTTTTGCATGTCATAGAAAGTATGTGATTTTGTCGTTCACCTTTTCGATGAATCAATTTGATGCTGAAAGGACAAAGAGATCATTTACCAGAGTTCCAATGTGAACCACATTCACCTTGATTTCTTTCATGTTCCTTACAAACTTCACATCATATGGATCGAATAACACAAGATTTGCAGCGTCTACAACATTTGTTACTGAGAAAAGGTTTTTCCGACTTTCTGGAACGTGGTAGACATTCTTCAAAGTAATAAGTTCTCCCTTGTCGCTATTAATGACAACCGATCCTTCATTTTTAACTTCATGAACTGAGTTATCTACTGTGACAATGCCACCTCCCCATTATGAATTCGACTTGATGAGAACATGGAATAATCTCCAATAACGTGATGTCCGCACCCTGAATCAATGATCCACCTTTGATCGATCTCATATTTACCATGAGACGcctctgttttatttttttcgaaATCATCACATCGACATGAAAAGTCTTGTCTCCGTCCTCCTCAACACGTTGGTCAGACTTTTCTCCCATATTTGAACTAGCGaaatttcaatccaaattttCTCTATAATTTCTCTTGAAGTGTCTAGTTTTGCCGCACCTGAAACACTTAAGGGGATTTTtaggaatatttgaaaaaacctTACctatttcttccttcttcaactTTCCCTTTTTCTAACTCGATTTCTTCACGAACAACGCACTGTTCAACTCCTCCTTTATACTCGTTTCATCCagtttgttaggatttgtatctcccaaatcctaccagcttgaaaacaatctgtaaaaacacaagaaagaagaacacaagaacacacaaatttatagtggttcactcaaattaagctacatccacttcagccaccaccagatttactatgaagaagaagaaggaatacagagtttttgcctcacactttatctctctagaattctgtctgcACATGTAAAcctttaataatcacatatttatagggtaaacattcaggtaataaacctaaataactttggtcgggcccaagcccaaaaccaaaaaaagaaaacccaataaactctaattaacaatgtagagtgtattataagtgtaggctccataactcaacaatcttccacttggagactaacttcatcatctctcgatcggtagtggctttccattcggtttcttaacgaagaagatcaactgaagttgcacacaacttcagtttctcatttgtcacagctttcgtcaacatatcagctggattctcactcccgagaatcttctcaagagctaatactccatcttctaaagctgaccggataaaatgataacgaacctgtatatgcttcgtcctgccatgataaacaagattctttgccaaatgaatgacactctgactgtcgcatcgcaacacactttccttgtagtcttgacccaattctcgcaaaaagggttgtaaccacatcatctccttagcagcttctgtcacagtaacatactctgcttcacaactagaaagagcaacaatcttctgcaattttgatacccaactgattgcagtacctcccagagtataaatgtaccctgttgtgctcttcctactatcaacatcaccaccattgtcagcatcaacatatccttctaaacccatattagactttcgaaaacacaaagcgagacccatacttcctcttaagtatcgtagtatccactttactgcttcccaatgttgtctacccggattgctcatgaatctgctaacaactcccactacatgtgatatgtctggtcttgtgcaaaccatcgcatacataatacaaccaatggcagaggcatacggaacagtgaccatgtaatttttctcctcctctgttgaagacgactgatctttagatagtctgaagtgactagctaagggggtagtaactggttttgcatcatacaagttgaacctgctaagaactttcttcacatattcttcttgtgaaagcttgagaacttcttcatccctgaaaattctcatcccaaggatttgtttagcagcacccaaatccttcattgcaaacttttcagacaactctttcttaagcttgttaatctcatacaagcttgctccagcaatcaacatgtcatcaacgtagagaagaagaataatgtacgatttatcaaaccttttgatagcagcaatgatcagcttcacacctcaaaaattgttacttttcatgaagctatcaaacttcttgtaccattgccttggagcctgtttcaaaccatacagactcttctgaagcttgcacacaagctcatcttttcctttgatttcaaatccttctggttgtcgcatataaatttcttcatctagatcaccatgaagaaaagcagttttgacatccatttgttgaagatgaaggtcttctttcacaaccaaactcaaaatagttctgattgtcatcaacttaactactggagagaagatctcattgtagtcaataccttctttcttttgaaatcctttcacaaccaaccttgccttgtacctcatagttttatcatattcttctttaatcctgaagatccatttgttgtgaagtgctttctttccctttggtagctcagtgagctcccaagtctgattcaacatcaaagagtccatctcatctttcatcgcagactcccacttaaccgattcatcagattgtattgcttcctcatagcattcaggttcacctctatctgtcaacaagatatagtttagagatggagaccacctctcaactggttttcgattccttgatgatcttctcaactgtataaccggtgtttgctgatttacctctggggccacgttctcaacgatttcatcttcaacaacacattgttcttcttcgacaaccggtatatattcagctgaaaattctctcaaatcgactgtaccagtctcttccaacttggaatcaccacctgatgtcttcccaacacaatctttgtagagaacctgttcattgaagataacatttctgctacgaatgatcttccgattttgattatcccagaaacgataaccaaactcgatatcaccataaccaatgaaaaaacatttattagactttggatcaagcttgctcctatcacattcattaatatgaacatatgataaacatccaaacactttcaaataagaaaggtttacctttttattgctccaagcttcttcaggaattctgaattcaagaaaaacagagggtcccctgtttatcaaataggcagcagtattaatagcttctgcccagaaggttttaggcagccctgcatgcaatctcatgcttctagcacgctcgttcaatgttcgattcattctttcagctactccattctcttgaggcgttcggggaacagtcttcaccatactgatctcattctcagtacaatactctttgaaatctgaattgatatattcacctccgttgtcggatctcaagcacttaactttctgatttgtttcattttcaaccaaagccttccacttcttgaaaatagcaaatacttcagacttgtgcttcataaagtaaacccatacttttcttgttgaatcatctataaaagtcacatagtagtatgatccgccaatagaagaaacaagtgcaggtccccacacatcagtgtgtaccaactctagtctttctttcttgagcttcttcccagtttttaagaaattcaccagtttttgttttccaagaatgcagttttcacataactgatgttcaacagacttcagttctggaatctgtccattcttcaaaagaattttcatccctttttcgctcatatgg
This genomic window contains:
- the LOC124945542 gene encoding cysteine synthase 2; protein product: MAPLKTGGVIAAAALSFAIVTYFFSYRRRSNSSTRENPKSICPSKSKNGLIGAIGNTPLIRINSLSEATGCEILGKAEFLNPGGSVKDRIAVKIIEEALESGQLVRGGVVTEGSAGSTAISLATVAPAYGCKCHVVLPDDAAIEKSEILEALGAIVERVRPVSITHRDHYVNVARRRALEANIVSEEQKNGPNDCKGGFFADQFENLANFRAHYEGTGPEIWDQTGGNLDGFVAAAGTGGTIAGISKFLKEKNSSIKCFLIDPPGSGLFNKVTRGVMYTREEAEGKRLKNPFDTITEGIGINRLTQNFLMAELDGGFRGTDKEAVEMSRFLLKNDGLFVGSSSAMNCVGAVRLAQSIGPGHTIVTILCDSGMRHMSKFHSIQYLSEHGLMPSASSGLGFLDKTL